TGAACCATACGTTGAAATCGAAATTAAAATCGTTTGCCTGCGACGAAGCCCAGGGAAAACCCCAGCCCATTCTTTGTTTATAAGCGTCCAGTTTTTCAAGCGGTGCTCTTGAAACAGCCCAGAGCATTACATCGTGGTTGGCAAGATGTACTGAGAATCCATTGAAGCCGTCGGCTATCAAGGAGCAGGAAGGGCAGCCGGCGGTATAATCAGGACCGAACATAAAGTGATAGATCATGAGCTGGGAGCGGCCTCTGAAGAGATCAGCAAGCGTAGCAGTACCCTTATCGGTGTTGAAGAGATATTCTTTATCGATGCGAACCCAGGGAAGCTGCTGCCGGCGTTGTGCAAGCTCATCGCTACGTTGAGTAAGCGCTTTCTCAGCGTTGAGGAGTTCGAGCCGGGCAGCCAGCCATTCGTCGCGCGTTGCTACCGGATGATTGAGCATTTGGTTTTCCATGGTTGTAAGATTTGAGTTTTTGGGTATGGTACAAAGGTAGGTGCAAATCCGTAAGTGAGGGGGTGGAAAATGGACTTTAGTAAGGGGGAATTGGGACCTGTTTTTATCTCCCGGGTAATCACAAATTTGTCCTGTGCATAATTTTTTTTCCGCAGTTTATTTTCTTTTCTTAATTTCAAAAAACAGGAATATTGCCATATCCAATATTCCAGATCTTAATTATTTCAAACCCCAAAGGAACATTGATTTTTAACCCTTAACCTGATAATATTAACTATGTTGAAGATAACATCCCTGTAGCGTGTATCCGTCATCGTGATATCCATTATATTTTATGATCAATAACGTGAGGCTCCTTCCTATCCGGAGGATTTTGTCAATGTTATTCAAATAGCTAAAACCCTATAGACCCCCATCTACATAAGGTTTAATAAACAAAATATAAGCCTGGAATACAGGAAATACACGCCTGAAATCTTCAGCACAAAGCAAGCATGCAATGAATATTCAGCATTCTTAACAACATAAACCTATACAAATTATGCAAGTATTTAAAACGATTAGTGACCTGCGAGCTACTCCAGGCGCAGCCCCCGATTATTATGCAAAGTTATTGGGATATTCTGTTTCCGGCGATGGCGGCGGTGGTGATTTTTATTGGGATATCAACGATCTGAGTAGTCCGGATAATGGCGGAACTATTTTCATTGTTCCTGGTGCAACTGGCCGGTGGAAGCGGCTCTACACCGGCGCTGCCAATGTTCGCTGGTTCGGGGCTAAATGTGATATTGTTTATACAGACGACACCCAGGCGATCCAGAATGCCGTTAATGCCTGTAATGATGTGATCATAGACGGCATATCCCTTATCACCAACACCATACTATTGCGATCCAGCAACAGCGGCACTTCTTTTACGGGTGTAAGCAAGGGCACATCAGGACTGAGAGCAGCCAAACCGGCCAATGCCCCTGCCGGATATGTTCTGCCGCAGTTCGACATGCTCCAGGTTCCTGCTGCTACCGCTGTCAGCGCGAATATTTCGGTAAGCAATATCCAGCTGATATTTTATGGAAATGATAATTTTGGAGATAAAGCGGCCATCCGCATACTACCTGGTAAAACAACCAGCTGGATGCGACTGGACAATATCGATATTATCGGAAGCCCATCTCAGACCCGACAGGGAACAGGATTGCTGATTGAAACAGTGTATAGTGAAAGTACGAAAGGCACACAATATTACCTGGACTTTGCCAACTTCACCAATTTCACTTTGTACTATTTGAATGCCGGTGTTGTGTTGAACAACATTATAGACTATCCACCGGATCAGATTCCTGCAGCATCCAAATACAACACCAACTTTATCAACGGAAACCTCTTCAACACCTTCGTTATTAATGATACCATTACCCCGGTTCGCATTCATACGGATGCCAGTCTGGATGTACAAATGACCGGGCTGTCGAATGTCGACAACAATTACTTTAAGAATTTCATCATTGAACATCGTGAGGATATCTACCATGTCTCTACGGGAGTCAGGATCGAAGGTGGAACGAACAATGTATTTGACATGGCTCATTTCGATGTGGGTATTGCAGGCAATCAATATAAATTCAGTGATGAAACCAGGGGGAATTTCATCACAAACACAGCAAACAGTATGAGGATCCTTCCCTTTCCGGGTGTTCCTGCTGTCAGCAATCTGGGTAAAAACACGCTGGCAGATAATTCAAGAACTAAAGCCAACGGCAGTTTTAACGGAACTAATACGGTAACTATAAAAGACACTTATAATGTCCAGTCCATCGTAAGAATGAGCAAAGGAAGATACCTTGTTACTTTCGCGTTGCCGATGGAGGATATTAACTATAAAGTGTTTGTATCCAGTGATACGTTGTATATCAACAGAGCTTACAATTGCTGTTTTGTTGGTATCAGCAGAACAGTAAATAGTTTTGAGATTGCAGGCTGGGTGATTACGCCTGACGGTGCGGTTGACTACGAGGATGCGAATGAAATAAACTTTATGGTGTTGTGAGGTAGATTATTTTTTTTGTAGATGTCGGGGCAATAATAATCCCGACATCTGCAAAAAAAATTTGGAATTCGGAGATATCAATCGTAATATTGCGATATATACAGAAACATGAAAGCAATCTGTTGTCAAAAATTTTCTGCTCTAATAAATCGCAATATTGCAATAACACAATCATAAGAAAATCATGTCTACCGACCAGCAAATCAAAGATATGGTAAGGCAACAATACAGTGAAATTGCCTTACAGGACAAAGCCGACAACCAGTCATCCTGCTGTGGCTCCGGCTGCTGCTCCACTGAAGTGTACAATATCATGAGCGACGACTACGCCAGTATCGAAGGGTATAATGCCGATGCGGATCTGGGCCTGGGTTGCGGGCTGCCAACACAATTTGCCCGGATCAGGAAGGGCGATACTGTCATTGATTTAGGCAGCGGCGCCGGTAACGACTGTTTCGTGGCCCGTCATGAAACGGGAGATACAGGGAAAGTAATCGGTATCGACTTCACCCCTGCTATGATTGAAAAAGCCAGGGCTAATGCGGAGAAACTGCATTACAACAATGTTGAGTTCCGCCAGGGCGATATTGAGAAAATGCCGGTAACGGCCGGCGTTGCGGATGTAATTGTCAGTAATTGTGTATTAAATCTCGTACCAAACAAGGACGGAGTTTTCAGGGAAATTTTCCGTGTGCTCAAAGCGGGCGGACATTTCAGTATGTCAGATATTGTGCTGGAAGGTAATCTGCCCACCATCATCCGGCAGGCCGCGGAAATGTACGCCGGTTGTGTATCCGGTGCGATTCAAAAGCAGGAATATCTGCAGTTGATTGCCAGCAATGGTTTTGTTAATATTACCCTGCAGAAAGAAAAAGTGATTGTTATACCAGATGATATATTAGCCAATTATCTTTCGGAAGATGAGATAAACCGGTTCCGATCTGGTGATACAGGCATTTACAGCATTACTGTTTATGCAGAGAAACCTCAGGGCATAGTTTGTTGCGCACCCGGTTGCTGCGACTAAAAGTACGCGGCGCCCCTCACTTTCTTCTATTTAGACTAATTATTCACTATATTTGTATTGTTACGAAATTCCTTTTTTAATACTCCAATTGTTTGTTAGTTATATTAGCGTATCAATATAGGTTGTTATATTTATGTCCACTTCTGAAGAACTAGGAGCGTTTTTATCCACGGGCGATAGAGATTTATTTAACGATTTATACAAACGGTATTGGGAGAAGTTATTCAATGTTGCTAACAAGCATCTGAAAGATGCAGTGGCAGCGGAAGACGTGGTGCACGATGTATTCCTGAGTTTATGGAACAACAGGAAGAAAGTTGCCATCAATCAATTCGAAAACTACCTCGTTACCGCAGTCAAATACCAGGTGCTAACACAAATCAGGAAGAAAGCTTATGCCCGGAAATATACCAGGGATGCTGCTATAGCTGACCCTCCGGAACTGGTGCCCGAAATCAGCAACGCGGTACACAACAGGAAAATACTGGAACTTGTATACAAAGAAATAGACCTGCTACCGGAAAAATGCAAGCTCATTTTTCAATACAGCCGGGAAGAAGGAATGACTTCAAAGGAAATAGCGCAAATACTGAAAATCAGCAAGAAAACAGTGGATAACCAGATCCATAAGGCCCTGGAGCGGTTAAAGTTCAGACTTAAGCATATGCTGTTTACATTCCTGGGATAACTCTTAAGAATTACGAATTAAAAATTACGAATTACGAATTAGAGCGAAGACCCAAGCGGATAATATCTACCTACAATATGGAGTGAACCCAAAAGGTTAGACGTTTTTTAAAATTAAAGAGATTAAGTTAAATGGCCTGAGTTCGGTAATTTACAGGGCTCAGGCCATTTAATTTTAGTTTGATTCTATCGTTATTGTAGTAGCCAATATATTCTTCAATCTGCTGTTTTAAGACTGTAATAGAGTCAAATTTTTCAAGATAGAACAACTCTGTTTTTAGGACACTAAAGAAACTCTCCATAGCAGCATTGTCCAAACAATTACCTTTTCCAGACATGCTCTGCTCGATATTGCAGTCAATCAGCATCTTTTGATATTGTTTCATCTGGTATTGCCATCCCTGATCAGAGTGTAATATCAGTTTGCTATCGGTAGGCAGCCTGGGGAAGGCATTTTGAAGCATATCAATGATTGGCTGAAAGGTGGAGCGTTCCGATAGACTATAACTTACTATTTCCCCATTGTACAGATCCATTATAGGAGAAAGATAGAGCTTTTGATCTCCTACCATAAACATGGTTACATCTGTAACCCATTTTTGGCAGGGCTTCTCTGCTTTAAAATCCCTCTTTAGCAGATTGGGCGCGATTCTGCCCTGCTGCCCTTTATAAGATCTGTATTTTTTTACCCTGACCAGGCTTTTCAAATTACAGGCCCTCATCATTTTCAGTACTGTCTTGTGATTAATTTCCCTGCCTGATCGCCTCAATGCTGCTGTTATGCGTCTGTAGCCATATCTACCTTTATGCTGATGGTAAAGCGCTGTTATTGCTCCTTTTAATATGGCATGTTTATCAGGTACTGACACTTGTTTGAGATAGTAATAATAAGTACTTCGAGCCATCCCTGCCACCTTCAGCAGTAACTCCAATGAATAATGCGGCCTTAATTCTCTGATGGCTCTTGCCGCTTGTTTTGATCCTGAGCGGCTTTTTCTTCCTGAATTAAGGCATCCAACTTTTTTAGGTAGGCATTCTCCGCCCGCAAATACAACAGCTCTGCCTCTAAAGCCGCTAGTTTGGCCTGTGTTGGATCTGTTACTGGTTTTTTACTCTTTTTCGATTTTTTTGTCATCGTCGAACTTTTTCGGCCTCTTGTCTCTTTTAACAACCCGGCAGCTCCCTCTCGTTCATACTTTTTAAGCCATCGACCAACTATATTATCCTGGGTAATACCAAAAATCATGGCTGTTTGCATTAAAGATAACCCCTTTTCAAACATATACTGGAGCACCTGGAATTTAAATGTTCCTGTATAATTACCTGGGCGCTGCTGTAATCCTGCTTGTCCATGAAGCTTATAAAGATTGACCCAACGGTGAATTGTGGTATCGGTGCCTCCGATCTTGCGGGCAGCTGAGCTAAATGTGTCATGACCTGACAGTACGGACTTAACTGCTATTTGCTTTTGTGCTAAACTGTATTTGATTCGCTTATCCATAAAAATGCCCCCATAAAGTGTCTAACTTTTTGGGGGCACTTCAATATTATCCGCTTGGGTCTTCGCTCTAATTCGTAATTCGTAATTTTTAATCATTGGTGTCCGGGGAAAAAAAGAAGTCAATGAATAAAAACGGGGACAATCGTCCCCGTTTTTTGGTATTTTCAAGTTACCACACTTAAAAAAAGTACCATGAGTAAAGGTATATATTTTACCGGACAGCCGATATTTAGTCAGTTACTTTCTTTTATTCCCAGACCGCTGGTGAACAAATTAGCCATTCACTATCAGGCAGATCGTTGCTGTAAGCGATTCAAGACCTATGATCATCTGGTGACGCTACTTTACAGTATAATTAATCAGTGTAGCTCCTTGCGGGAGGTTACTACAGGCATGCTGGCCTGGGAGCACCGACTAGCCCATCTGGGCATCACCCATCCGCCCAGAAGGAGTACTATTTCTGATGCCAGTATACGTAGAGGTACAAAAGTTTTTGAAGCCATCTACCTGGAACTATTAAAGCGGTATGGACAATTTTTACCGGACAGCCGGCCGGCAAAACTGGCATCAAAACTTTATCTGTTTGATTCTACCACTATCAGCCTGTTTCAGCAGATATTAAAAGGGGCAGGTAAATCTGATATGGATGGAA
The genomic region above belongs to Chitinophaga sp. 180180018-3 and contains:
- a CDS encoding IS3 family transposase, with amino-acid sequence MELLLKVAGMARSTYYYYLKQVSVPDKHAILKGAITALYHQHKGRYGYRRITAALRRSGREINHKTVLKMMRACNLKSLVRVKKYRSYKGQQGRIAPNLLKRDFKAEKPCQKWVTDVTMFMVGDQKLYLSPIMDLYNGEIVSYSLSERSTFQPIIDMLQNAFPRLPTDSKLILHSDQGWQYQMKQYQKMLIDCNIEQSMSGKGNCLDNAAMESFFSVLKTELFYLEKFDSITVLKQQIEEYIGYYNNDRIKLKLNGLSPVNYRTQAI
- a CDS encoding helix-turn-helix domain-containing protein; this encodes MDKRIKYSLAQKQIAVKSVLSGHDTFSSAARKIGGTDTTIHRWVNLYKLHGQAGLQQRPGNYTGTFKFQVLQYMFEKGLSLMQTAMIFGITQDNIVGRWLKKYEREGAAGLLKETRGRKSSTMTKKSKKSKKPVTDPTQAKLAALEAELLYLRAENAYLKKLDALIQEEKAAQDQNKRQEPSEN
- a CDS encoding DUF899 domain-containing protein, whose product is MENQMLNHPVATRDEWLAARLELLNAEKALTQRSDELAQRRQQLPWVRIDKEYLFNTDKGTATLADLFRGRSQLMIYHFMFGPDYTAGCPSCSLIADGFNGFSVHLANHDVMLWAVSRAPLEKLDAYKQRMGWGFPWASSQANDFNFDFNVWFTEEQQRTNKIDYNYKREKEFVWRPDQEGGGKDAEATFAAMCGTDTPTYHRDRPGMSTFVLEDGVVYHTYSSYARGLDSLWGVYQWLDRAPKGRNESNGVWWRRHDEYDRR
- a CDS encoding arsenite methyltransferase, producing MSTDQQIKDMVRQQYSEIALQDKADNQSSCCGSGCCSTEVYNIMSDDYASIEGYNADADLGLGCGLPTQFARIRKGDTVIDLGSGAGNDCFVARHETGDTGKVIGIDFTPAMIEKARANAEKLHYNNVEFRQGDIEKMPVTAGVADVIVSNCVLNLVPNKDGVFREIFRVLKAGGHFSMSDIVLEGNLPTIIRQAAEMYAGCVSGAIQKQEYLQLIASNGFVNITLQKEKVIVIPDDILANYLSEDEINRFRSGDTGIYSITVYAEKPQGIVCCAPGCCD
- a CDS encoding RNA polymerase sigma-70 factor → MSTSEELGAFLSTGDRDLFNDLYKRYWEKLFNVANKHLKDAVAAEDVVHDVFLSLWNNRKKVAINQFENYLVTAVKYQVLTQIRKKAYARKYTRDAAIADPPELVPEISNAVHNRKILELVYKEIDLLPEKCKLIFQYSREEGMTSKEIAQILKISKKTVDNQIHKALERLKFRLKHMLFTFLG